A genomic stretch from Caulobacter sp. FWC2 includes:
- a CDS encoding alpha/beta fold hydrolase, with amino-acid sequence MRRRLLAIALALTVSACGDGASRAPFAESRTPPSLSAQFYPPPGWAWGYVRSGDGLVQRYGVTAPPVAPKATILILTGYGESAEKWFETVTDLTAQGFSVWVLERQGQGGSERETPWRDLGHVDSFDPDVAAVRALVKGVIRPRPDAPLVIVGHSEGGLVALRAAQQGLAMDGLVLSSPAFGLTALPRPRADFAKFTPAMRFMRLGWIKTPDQLGWRRDAPGDGLTHDPVRGKVQAAWMRANPDLRMGGRSLGWFAAFFDASQAAAKDIRKSSVPTLMLTAGQDKAVSATPQDRLCAAMVTCQETRYPKSRHDLHMESDAVRKAWLAAIVDFTRARTTARPLPRKGEPHGL; translated from the coding sequence ATGCGTCGCCGCCTCCTCGCTATCGCCCTAGCCTTGACCGTTTCCGCCTGTGGCGACGGGGCCTCTCGCGCGCCTTTCGCCGAGAGCCGGACGCCGCCGTCGCTGAGCGCGCAGTTCTACCCGCCTCCGGGCTGGGCCTGGGGCTATGTCCGTAGCGGCGACGGTTTGGTGCAGCGCTACGGCGTCACCGCGCCGCCGGTCGCGCCCAAGGCGACGATCCTGATTCTGACCGGCTATGGCGAGAGCGCCGAGAAGTGGTTCGAGACTGTCACGGACCTGACCGCCCAGGGCTTCTCGGTCTGGGTGCTTGAGCGCCAGGGCCAGGGCGGCTCCGAGCGGGAGACGCCCTGGCGGGACCTTGGGCATGTCGACAGCTTCGATCCGGACGTCGCGGCCGTCCGCGCCCTGGTAAAGGGGGTGATACGGCCCAGGCCCGACGCGCCGCTTGTGATCGTGGGTCATTCCGAGGGCGGCCTCGTCGCTCTGCGCGCCGCCCAGCAAGGCCTGGCAATGGACGGCCTGGTCCTGTCCTCGCCCGCCTTCGGCCTGACCGCCCTGCCCCGCCCGCGCGCCGACTTCGCCAAGTTCACGCCGGCAATGCGGTTCATGCGGCTCGGTTGGATCAAGACGCCGGACCAACTCGGCTGGCGGCGTGACGCGCCCGGCGACGGACTGACCCACGACCCGGTCCGCGGAAAGGTGCAGGCGGCCTGGATGCGGGCCAATCCGGACCTACGCATGGGCGGACGGAGCCTGGGCTGGTTCGCGGCCTTCTTCGACGCGTCGCAGGCCGCCGCGAAGGATATTCGCAAGTCCAGCGTCCCGACCCTGATGTTGACCGCCGGCCAAGACAAAGCCGTTTCCGCCACGCCCCAGGACAGGCTCTGCGCGGCCATGGTCACCTGCCAGGAGACCCGCTACCCGAAGTCGAGACACGACCTGCACATGGAATCGGACGCGGTTCGCAAGGCCTGGCTGGCGGCGATCGTCGATTTCACCCGCGCCCGCACAACCGCCAGACCCTTGCCCCGCAAGGGTGAACCCCACGGTTTGTGA